The following are encoded together in the Kribbella sp. CA-293567 genome:
- a CDS encoding GNAT family N-acetyltransferase: MAPKVVYETDRLVVRDWADSDGDRVFDIYRRWEVSRWLGADPRVMTDRDAATRVIERWNTRNEDPVHGIWAVEEKASGTVAGTVLLVPLPEGPSSAGEVEVGWHFHPDAWGRGLATEAARGAIGHGFKAGLGEIHAVVRPDNAPSLAVCRRLGMRPLGLTGRWYGAELEAFVI, translated from the coding sequence ATGGCTCCGAAGGTGGTCTACGAGACGGACCGGCTGGTCGTGCGGGACTGGGCGGACTCCGATGGTGACCGGGTGTTCGACATCTACCGCCGGTGGGAGGTGTCGCGCTGGCTCGGCGCGGACCCTCGGGTGATGACCGATCGGGACGCCGCGACGCGGGTGATCGAGCGGTGGAACACGCGGAACGAGGATCCTGTGCACGGGATCTGGGCGGTCGAGGAAAAGGCGTCCGGAACGGTCGCGGGGACTGTTCTTCTGGTGCCGTTGCCCGAAGGGCCGTCTTCGGCGGGCGAAGTGGAGGTGGGCTGGCATTTCCATCCCGACGCGTGGGGGCGTGGGCTGGCGACCGAGGCCGCGCGCGGGGCGATCGGGCACGGCTTCAAGGCGGGTCTCGGTGAGATCCATGCGGTGGTCCGGCCGGACAACGCACCGTCACTCGCGGTCTGCCGCCGGCTCGGGATGCGGCCGCTCGGGCTGACCGGCCGCTGGTACGGCGCGGAACTGGAGGCGTTTGTGATTTAG
- a CDS encoding DUF6357 family protein, translating into MSGRPAEEVVFARANGWFPKVVRKDGVLRIVLAAGADANHDPRLFTFPIEEAHHAVIRAELTRHLLLWSAVLPLCDAAGTRGELDESAAVALLDPILLGAPADVEALFRRIRWSKNQLISHGADLELLERGHVYQAMSSATEASDWPRVQEYEAKRRRIERGVTLAPLDAAILKFTGQYLHGSTIPRRLPDAVDPALLPEVLRVIATAERACAGMRIRRDPRKGGTATDKRDWDRMSTAVDAAVRGAHPDLVEDAVRTVSFLMCSEAAKRARSGPIEDDAEQAGSVQTARKTKLTFTDDKEVEETWHPDSARTASAEFWEFVNSRSASDNEVFTIEDEVLGEGIQVHFYADSIARITTVRKGENGSDPEYRVEYGLVDGLDGYRTLVRAFVDGGCSALDGHGPWTTDVDDFERARKQRGAAKS; encoded by the coding sequence ATGAGCGGCCGGCCGGCGGAGGAGGTCGTGTTCGCCCGCGCGAACGGGTGGTTCCCGAAGGTGGTTCGGAAGGACGGCGTACTGCGGATCGTGCTTGCGGCCGGCGCCGACGCCAATCATGATCCCCGGCTTTTCACGTTCCCGATCGAAGAAGCCCATCACGCTGTGATCCGGGCGGAACTGACGCGGCATCTGCTGCTGTGGAGTGCGGTCCTGCCGCTGTGCGACGCTGCCGGGACTCGGGGCGAGCTGGACGAGAGTGCTGCCGTCGCGCTCCTCGACCCGATCCTCCTTGGTGCTCCTGCTGACGTCGAGGCACTGTTCCGGCGCATTCGGTGGAGCAAGAACCAGCTCATCTCGCATGGAGCCGACCTCGAGCTGCTCGAGCGTGGCCACGTCTACCAAGCGATGAGCTCGGCGACCGAGGCGTCCGACTGGCCGCGAGTTCAGGAGTACGAAGCAAAGCGTCGACGTATCGAGCGCGGTGTGACTCTTGCTCCGCTCGACGCCGCGATCCTCAAGTTCACCGGGCAGTACCTGCATGGCTCGACGATCCCGAGACGGCTTCCCGACGCGGTCGATCCGGCGCTGCTACCTGAAGTTCTGCGGGTGATCGCCACCGCGGAGCGAGCGTGCGCCGGGATGCGGATCCGCCGCGATCCGCGCAAGGGAGGAACCGCGACGGACAAGCGTGACTGGGACCGGATGTCGACGGCGGTCGATGCGGCCGTGCGCGGCGCACATCCGGACCTCGTTGAGGACGCGGTGAGGACCGTGAGCTTCCTGATGTGCTCGGAGGCGGCGAAACGGGCGAGGAGCGGGCCGATCGAGGACGACGCGGAGCAGGCCGGCAGTGTGCAGACCGCGCGGAAGACGAAGCTGACCTTCACCGACGACAAAGAGGTCGAGGAGACGTGGCACCCGGACAGCGCCCGTACCGCCAGTGCTGAGTTCTGGGAGTTCGTCAACAGCCGCTCTGCCTCGGACAACGAGGTGTTCACCATCGAGGACGAGGTGCTCGGTGAGGGGATCCAGGTCCACTTCTACGCCGACTCGATCGCGCGGATCACGACGGTGAGGAAGGGCGAGAACGGGTCGGACCCGGAGTACCGGGTGGAGTACGGCCTGGTCGACGGGCTCGACGGGTATCGGACCCTGGTACGCGCCTTCGTCGATGGCGGCTGCTCCGCGCTGGACGGGCACGGTCCGTGGACGACGGATGTCGACGACTTCGAGCGCGCTCGCAAGCAGCGCGGCGCGGCGAAGTCCTAG
- a CDS encoding Abi family protein — protein sequence MAYLHGAVKKYQTYDQQVDMLVARGMDVGDRNAAVATLRRVNYYRLSGYWYPFRKLVAQGQQERQDDFFPGARLSDVVALYDFDARLRAVTFAALAPVELSIRALLGHELGRVDPCAHLEPSKLGPTARSGDRYTRWLEGYKIEVGRSREDFVAHHHQKYEGRLPVWAAVELLDWGGLTYLYGFAPRDVQDRVANVCGLNGPQLTSWLKALNLIRNTCAHHGRLFNRVHTISPKLPRYGRHSDLDAAATEWSRTFGQLTLLQFLADRLQVGRKSLLPAVLKSFPSIQAIPIIHIGAPSDWQSKSSLWSA from the coding sequence GTGGCCTACTTGCACGGAGCAGTCAAGAAGTACCAGACCTACGATCAGCAGGTCGACATGCTTGTCGCGCGTGGAATGGATGTCGGAGATCGCAACGCCGCCGTCGCGACGCTGCGCCGAGTTAACTACTACCGCCTGAGCGGTTACTGGTATCCGTTCCGGAAGCTCGTTGCGCAGGGGCAGCAGGAGCGGCAGGACGATTTCTTCCCCGGCGCCCGGCTGAGCGATGTCGTCGCTCTCTACGACTTCGACGCCAGGCTTCGTGCGGTCACTTTCGCGGCGCTTGCCCCGGTTGAGCTGTCCATCCGTGCCTTGCTCGGTCACGAACTGGGGCGTGTCGATCCGTGCGCGCATCTTGAGCCCAGCAAGCTCGGACCGACGGCACGGAGCGGCGACAGATACACGCGTTGGCTCGAGGGGTACAAGATCGAGGTGGGTCGGTCGCGCGAGGACTTCGTAGCGCATCATCATCAGAAGTACGAGGGCCGTTTACCGGTCTGGGCTGCGGTCGAGCTGCTGGACTGGGGCGGCCTGACGTACTTGTACGGCTTCGCTCCGCGTGACGTTCAGGACAGGGTCGCCAACGTGTGCGGGCTGAACGGGCCGCAGCTGACAAGTTGGCTCAAGGCTCTGAACCTCATCCGCAACACATGCGCGCATCACGGCCGTCTGTTCAATCGTGTTCACACGATCTCGCCAAAGCTGCCGCGCTACGGGCGACATTCGGACCTCGACGCGGCGGCGACTGAGTGGAGCCGGACGTTCGGTCAGCTGACGCTCCTCCAGTTCCTCGCTGATCGGCTCCAGGTTGGCCGAAAGTCGCTTCTTCCTGCTGTGCTCAAGAGCTTCCCCTCCATCCAGGCGATTCCGATCATCCATATAGGTGCTCCGAGCGACTGGCAGAGCAAGAGTTCGCTGTGGAGTGCCTGA
- a CDS encoding DUF6357 family protein, giving the protein MARAYSPGPKEFVFGGGDGDDQRVVVADAQEAYVAFSEFFRGREADAFTVEDEPVGQRVVLMPGRGVVARGKGAEVEYVKVDRANRYLPAAMLFFENGYAGLDHFGQWFPDLADLDASPETRGALRAATFTTQAAAIGEVGRIWADSGIVDPGNEWYVFFDSHGADDDRAERAELLVLIEFLGLERGEAPAGAADGEVWVRTDPRLDAESERWA; this is encoded by the coding sequence ATGGCTCGCGCTTACAGCCCTGGACCGAAAGAGTTCGTGTTCGGTGGGGGTGATGGCGACGATCAACGGGTGGTCGTTGCTGATGCTCAGGAAGCCTATGTGGCGTTCTCGGAGTTCTTCCGGGGGCGGGAGGCTGACGCGTTCACCGTCGAGGATGAGCCGGTGGGGCAGCGGGTGGTGTTGATGCCTGGGCGAGGGGTGGTTGCCCGGGGCAAGGGGGCTGAGGTCGAGTACGTCAAGGTCGACAGGGCCAATCGCTATCTGCCGGCCGCGATGCTGTTCTTCGAGAACGGGTACGCCGGTCTCGATCACTTCGGGCAGTGGTTTCCGGACCTTGCCGATCTCGACGCGTCGCCGGAGACTCGCGGTGCCCTGCGTGCCGCGACGTTCACGACCCAGGCCGCGGCGATCGGGGAGGTCGGCCGGATCTGGGCGGATTCGGGCATCGTGGATCCGGGCAACGAGTGGTACGTCTTCTTCGATTCGCACGGTGCCGACGACGATCGAGCTGAACGAGCCGAGCTGCTGGTGCTGATCGAGTTCCTTGGTCTCGAGCGAGGCGAGGCGCCGGCTGGGGCTGCCGACGGTGAGGTGTGGGTGCGTACTGATCCGCGTCTCGACGCCGAGTCAGAGCGGTGGGCATGA
- a CDS encoding ArsR/SmtB family transcription factor: MPLATTFAALADPTRLAIVRQLSRGEATMSQLGTPHEITPPAMTKHVGVLVDAGLVTRRRHGRSVVCTLHPAALTEVQTWLADLTAYWNGAVDRLEDLLENDDEL, encoded by the coding sequence ATGCCCCTGGCCACCACCTTCGCCGCGCTTGCCGATCCGACCAGGCTCGCGATCGTCCGGCAACTGAGCCGGGGCGAGGCGACGATGAGCCAGCTCGGCACCCCGCACGAAATCACCCCGCCCGCGATGACCAAACACGTCGGGGTGCTGGTCGACGCCGGCCTGGTGACTCGCCGGCGACACGGCCGTTCCGTCGTCTGCACGCTGCACCCCGCCGCGCTGACCGAAGTACAGACCTGGCTTGCTGACCTGACGGCGTACTGGAACGGCGCGGTCGACCGCCTCGAAGACCTCCTGGAGAACGACGATGAGCTCTGA
- a CDS encoding SRPBCC family protein: protein MSSDVRIDRVLKATIDRVYAAWTQPTLLSRWYCPNPALDLEVEADVRVGGAYVVTMGPYVARGVYTEVEPPKLLEFTWQWDHEGGPTQVRVELSEVADGTRLLLSHTGFTDPQDAGGHLEGWELELDRLDALVTTA from the coding sequence ATGAGCTCTGACGTCCGCATCGACCGCGTACTGAAGGCGACGATCGACCGCGTGTACGCCGCCTGGACCCAGCCCACGCTGCTGTCCCGGTGGTACTGCCCCAACCCCGCCCTGGACCTCGAGGTCGAGGCCGACGTACGGGTCGGCGGCGCCTACGTCGTCACGATGGGCCCGTACGTCGCCCGCGGCGTCTACACCGAGGTCGAGCCGCCGAAGCTGCTCGAGTTCACCTGGCAGTGGGATCACGAAGGCGGCCCGACACAGGTCCGCGTCGAACTGTCGGAGGTTGCGGACGGCACCCGGCTGCTGCTCAGCCACACCGGGTTCACCGACCCCCAGGACGCCGGCGGTCACCTGGAAGGCTGGGAACTGGAGCTCGATCGCCTGGACGCTCTGGTCACCACGGCCTGA
- the ychF gene encoding redox-regulated ATPase YchF, translating into MALSIGIVGLPNAGKSTLFNALTKNNVLAANYPFATIEPNVGVVGVPDPRLGKLAELFGSAKQLPATVQFVDIAGIVRGASEGEGLGNKFLSHIREGDAICQVTRVFRDDDVTHVDGKVDPASDISTIQTELILADLQTVEKAIPRLEKESRLKKESVAVLEAVREAQKHLEAGTPISATDVDRDAIRELMLMTAKPYIFVFNCDADELADEALKQQMRDLVAPAEAIFLDAKFEAELVELGDEDEAREMLAEMGVEEPGLDVLARVGFQTLGLQTYLTAGPKESRAWTIKKGATAPEAAGVIHTDFQRGFIKAEIVSFTDLMEAGSMAAAKSAGKVRIEGKDYIMADGDVVEFRFNV; encoded by the coding sequence GTGGCACTCTCCATCGGAATCGTCGGGCTCCCCAATGCGGGCAAGTCCACGCTCTTCAACGCGCTGACCAAGAACAACGTGCTCGCGGCGAACTACCCGTTCGCCACGATCGAGCCCAACGTCGGAGTGGTCGGCGTACCGGACCCTCGGCTGGGCAAGCTCGCCGAGCTGTTCGGATCGGCCAAGCAGCTGCCGGCCACCGTGCAGTTCGTCGACATCGCCGGCATCGTCCGGGGCGCGTCGGAGGGCGAGGGGCTGGGCAACAAGTTCCTCAGCCACATCCGCGAGGGTGACGCGATCTGCCAGGTGACGCGGGTCTTCCGCGACGACGACGTCACCCACGTCGACGGCAAGGTGGATCCGGCGAGCGACATCTCGACGATCCAGACCGAGCTGATCCTGGCCGACCTGCAGACCGTCGAGAAGGCGATCCCGCGGCTGGAGAAGGAATCCAGGCTGAAGAAGGAGAGCGTCGCCGTACTCGAGGCGGTCCGCGAGGCGCAGAAGCACCTCGAGGCCGGTACGCCGATCAGCGCCACCGACGTCGACCGCGACGCGATCCGTGAACTGATGCTGATGACGGCCAAGCCGTACATCTTCGTTTTCAACTGCGACGCCGACGAGCTCGCCGACGAGGCGCTGAAGCAGCAGATGCGCGACCTGGTCGCCCCCGCCGAGGCGATCTTCCTGGACGCCAAGTTCGAGGCCGAGCTGGTCGAGCTCGGCGACGAGGACGAGGCCCGCGAGATGCTCGCCGAGATGGGCGTCGAGGAGCCGGGCCTGGACGTGCTGGCCCGGGTCGGCTTCCAGACCCTCGGCCTGCAGACCTACCTGACCGCCGGCCCCAAGGAGTCCCGGGCCTGGACGATCAAGAAGGGCGCCACCGCCCCCGAGGCCGCCGGAGTCATCCACACCGACTTCCAGCGCGGCTTCATCAAGGCCGAGATCGTCTCCTTCACCGACCTGATGGAGGCCGGCTCGATGGCCGCCGCGAAGTCCGCCGGCAAGGTCCGGATCGAGGGCAAGGACTACATCATGGCCGACGGCGACGTGGTGGAGTTCCGCTTCAACGTCTAG
- a CDS encoding CGNR zinc finger domain-containing protein: MTETAQLAVPGVEEHPSLALVNSVTESARGHRRDELETPESVRAWLLTRDLIDPDAVLYEYCRGRIVALRESLRDLFTAHTGGDVPPPEAVQALNSALTSVPGALLLRFDATTGFTRGADHPVTQVVEHVMALIAEDAATLLTDDEASMLSSCEADGCQWFFLRTHARRQWCSIRCGDRMRAARAYARKRGQRGIS; encoded by the coding sequence ATGACGGAGACCGCTCAGCTGGCCGTGCCCGGCGTCGAGGAGCACCCGAGCCTCGCCCTGGTGAACAGCGTGACTGAATCGGCCAGGGGCCACCGCCGCGACGAGTTGGAGACCCCCGAGAGTGTGCGGGCCTGGCTGCTCACCCGCGACCTGATCGACCCAGACGCTGTGCTGTACGAGTACTGCCGAGGCCGGATCGTGGCGCTGCGCGAGAGTCTGCGAGACCTCTTCACTGCGCACACCGGCGGAGACGTCCCCCCGCCCGAAGCAGTGCAAGCCCTCAACAGCGCGCTGACCAGCGTCCCCGGAGCGCTGCTCCTGCGCTTCGATGCGACGACAGGGTTCACCCGCGGCGCCGATCACCCGGTGACGCAGGTCGTCGAGCACGTCATGGCCCTCATCGCCGAGGATGCCGCCACGCTGCTCACCGATGACGAGGCGTCGATGCTCTCCTCCTGCGAAGCAGACGGCTGTCAGTGGTTCTTCCTGCGCACGCACGCACGACGGCAATGGTGCTCGATCCGCTGTGGCGACAGAATGCGTGCAGCCCGCGCCTACGCACGCAAGCGCGGGCAACGCGGCATCTCCTAG
- a CDS encoding DUF5302 domain-containing protein, producing the protein MSDKPSEPAKDDLQKKFREALAKKNQTHESHPGSGPRHEGVGEAHNDKQKRQFRRKSGS; encoded by the coding sequence ATGAGCGACAAGCCCAGCGAGCCGGCCAAGGACGATCTGCAGAAGAAGTTCCGTGAGGCACTCGCCAAGAAGAACCAGACACACGAGTCGCACCCCGGTAGCGGGCCGCGGCACGAGGGTGTCGGCGAAGCGCACAACGACAAGCAGAAGCGCCAGTTCCGGCGCAAGTCCGGCAGCTGA
- a CDS encoding LysE family translocator, which yields MVVSTEALIGIALIELGLVVIPGPNMIYLVSRSITQGRRAGLVSLAGVGVGFLFYLLAASAGLATLFALVPEIYLTLKLAGAAYLLWLAWNALRPSGSSGFTPSDLTPDSHRKLFGMGLLTCLLNPKIAILYISLLPQFLDPSRGHVGAQSLILGLTQLIVGVAVNAIFVVTAGSVAIFFVRRPLWSRIHRYLTGTALAVFAVKLATDRTAPVATP from the coding sequence ATGGTGGTCAGCACGGAAGCACTGATCGGGATCGCGCTGATCGAGCTCGGCCTGGTGGTCATCCCCGGTCCGAACATGATCTACCTCGTCTCGCGCTCGATCACGCAGGGCCGCCGAGCCGGACTCGTCTCGCTGGCAGGCGTCGGCGTCGGTTTCCTCTTCTACCTGCTCGCCGCCTCCGCCGGCCTGGCGACTCTCTTCGCGCTGGTCCCAGAGATCTACCTGACCCTGAAACTCGCCGGCGCGGCGTACCTGCTGTGGCTCGCCTGGAACGCCCTCCGCCCCAGCGGAAGCTCCGGCTTCACCCCGAGCGACCTCACCCCCGACAGCCACCGCAAACTCTTCGGCATGGGTCTGCTGACCTGCTTGCTCAACCCGAAGATCGCGATCCTCTACATCTCGCTGCTGCCCCAGTTCCTCGACCCGTCGCGCGGGCACGTCGGCGCCCAGAGCCTGATCCTCGGCCTCACCCAGCTGATCGTCGGCGTGGCCGTCAACGCGATCTTCGTCGTCACGGCCGGCTCGGTGGCGATCTTCTTCGTCCGCAGACCCCTCTGGTCCCGCATTCACCGCTACCTCACCGGCACCGCGCTGGCCGTCTTCGCCGTGAAGCTCGCCACAGACCGTACGGCGCCCGTCGCCACTCCGTGA
- a CDS encoding DNA alkylation repair protein, which yields MAETVTGTTVAEVMAELAALEDPKARAVNEKHGDDHGVNLTKLRAVAKRLKKQEQLARDLWATGDTAARLLALLIFRPKAFTRDELDVMLREARKPKVHDWLVNYVVKKSPYAEELRRTWYADPDPVVASAGWALTAERVAKLPAGLELPALLDTIEAELKDAPERLQWAMNHCLAQIGIEHPDHRPRAIAIGERLAVLKDYPTPPGCTSPYAPIWITEMVRRRTA from the coding sequence GTGGCTGAGACGGTGACTGGGACGACGGTGGCCGAGGTGATGGCCGAACTGGCGGCGCTGGAGGACCCGAAGGCGCGGGCGGTGAACGAGAAGCACGGGGACGACCACGGCGTGAACCTCACCAAGCTCCGCGCGGTGGCGAAGCGGCTGAAGAAGCAGGAGCAGCTGGCCCGCGACCTCTGGGCAACCGGCGACACCGCCGCAAGGCTGCTGGCGCTCCTCATCTTCCGGCCCAAGGCCTTCACGCGGGACGAGCTGGACGTCATGCTGCGCGAAGCCCGCAAACCCAAGGTCCACGACTGGCTGGTGAACTACGTGGTGAAGAAGAGCCCGTACGCCGAAGAGCTCCGCCGCACCTGGTACGCCGACCCCGACCCCGTCGTCGCCAGCGCCGGCTGGGCCCTCACCGCCGAACGTGTCGCCAAGCTGCCCGCCGGCCTGGAACTCCCCGCCCTGCTCGACACCATCGAGGCCGAGCTGAAAGACGCCCCCGAGCGCCTGCAATGGGCCATGAACCACTGCCTGGCCCAGATCGGAATAGAGCACCCCGACCACCGGCCCCGGGCCATCGCGATCGGCGAACGCCTGGCGGTTCTCAAGGACTACCCCACGCCCCCAGGCTGCACTTCGCCGTACGCGCCGATCTGGATCACCGAGATGGTTCGCCGCCGAACCGCCTGA
- a CDS encoding isochorismatase family protein gives MTAPRRALIVIDAQQEYFDGLLPIQYPDRNESVVHIRAAIDAAEQAGTPVVLVQHELPAEAPVFASGSATWRNHPEVAYHEERVAKRISKQFSSVFADTDLESWLRDQSVDTITLVGYMTNNCVIASAAAAEPLGFTVEVLSDATGAIDLANDAGSAPARQVHDTLMTLLHSNWAAVTDTSTWTAALQSGEALSKGNLVTSAAQGRKVS, from the coding sequence ATGACCGCACCACGCCGAGCCCTGATCGTCATCGACGCCCAGCAGGAGTACTTTGACGGGCTCCTCCCGATCCAGTACCCCGACCGCAACGAGTCGGTCGTCCACATCCGGGCCGCGATCGACGCCGCGGAGCAGGCCGGCACCCCGGTCGTGCTCGTCCAGCACGAACTCCCGGCCGAGGCCCCCGTCTTCGCCTCGGGGTCGGCGACCTGGCGCAACCACCCCGAGGTCGCCTATCACGAGGAGCGAGTGGCCAAGCGCATCAGCAAGCAGTTCTCGAGCGTCTTCGCGGACACCGACCTCGAGAGCTGGCTGCGCGACCAGAGCGTCGACACGATCACCCTCGTCGGCTACATGACGAACAACTGCGTGATCGCCTCCGCGGCCGCCGCCGAGCCGCTCGGCTTCACCGTGGAGGTCCTCTCGGACGCGACCGGCGCGATCGACCTCGCGAACGACGCGGGCAGCGCGCCGGCCCGGCAGGTCCACGACACACTGATGACGCTGCTTCACTCCAACTGGGCAGCCGTCACCGACACCAGCACCTGGACGGCCGCACTGCAGTCCGGCGAGGCGTTGAGCAAGGGCAACCTGGTCACCTCAGCCGCACAGGGCCGCAAGGTCTCCTGA
- a CDS encoding class I SAM-dependent DNA methyltransferase — protein MPDALFAHPRLAALYDPLEDERPDLEVYAAMVGEFGAARVLDVGCGTGVFALLLAGRGVEVVGVDPALASLEVARGKPGAERVRWVQGDAGALPPLQVDLAVMTGNVAQVFVQDEDWVETLGAVRRALGPGGRFVFETRDPERQAWSGWNREDTYRRVELPGVGVVESWTELLEVRLPLVTFRATYLFAADGARLESESTLRFRTRAEIEESLTRAGFVVDEVRDAPDRPGLEFVFVARPRDQVERPGCRAGDGGAPAP, from the coding sequence ATGCCTGATGCCTTGTTCGCACATCCTCGGTTGGCCGCGCTCTACGATCCGTTGGAGGACGAGCGGCCCGATCTCGAGGTCTATGCGGCGATGGTGGGGGAGTTCGGGGCGGCGCGGGTGCTGGATGTGGGGTGTGGGACGGGAGTCTTCGCGCTCTTGCTGGCGGGACGTGGGGTGGAGGTCGTCGGGGTGGATCCGGCGTTGGCTTCGCTGGAGGTGGCTCGGGGGAAGCCAGGTGCGGAGCGGGTGCGATGGGTGCAGGGGGATGCCGGCGCGTTGCCGCCGTTGCAGGTGGACTTGGCGGTGATGACCGGGAACGTCGCGCAGGTTTTCGTGCAGGACGAGGACTGGGTCGAGACGTTGGGCGCCGTACGGCGTGCGCTGGGCCCGGGTGGGCGATTCGTCTTCGAGACAAGGGATCCGGAGCGGCAGGCGTGGTCGGGGTGGAATCGCGAGGACACCTACAGGCGGGTCGAGCTGCCGGGGGTCGGGGTGGTGGAGAGCTGGACCGAGTTGCTGGAGGTCCGGTTGCCGCTGGTGACGTTTCGGGCGACTTATCTGTTCGCTGCGGACGGGGCGCGGCTGGAGTCGGAGTCGACGTTGAGGTTCAGGACCCGGGCGGAGATCGAGGAGTCGCTGACGCGAGCGGGGTTCGTGGTCGACGAAGTACGGGATGCGCCGGATCGGCCGGGGCTGGAGTTCGTGTTCGTCGCGCGGCCGCGCGACCAGGTGGAGCGGCCAGGGTGCCGGGCAGGGGATGGGGGGGCACCGGCACCCTGA